One part of the Falco peregrinus isolate bFalPer1 chromosome 14, bFalPer1.pri, whole genome shotgun sequence genome encodes these proteins:
- the LOC129785627 gene encoding T-cell activation Rho GTPase-activating protein-like, translated as FGQPLAALCGEDNTLPRPIQELLAVLHQQGPATEGIFRRAAGGTELRQLREALDRGKDIDVGSQPALLLAVILKDFLRSIPTKLLVVDLYEEWMAAMERASKQAKVEELKAVANKLPAANLLLLKRLMALLQHIGHNAATSRMSCSNLAICVGPNL; from the exons tttgggcagcccctggcagccctctgtggggaggacaacacgctgccccggcccatccag gagctgctggctgtcctgcaccagcAAGGACCAGCAACGGAGGGGATATTCCGCAGAGCTGCCGGTGGGACAGAACTTCGGCAGCTGCGCGAGGCCCTGGACCGCGGCAAGGACATCGATGTAGGAAgccagcctgcgctgctgctggccgtcatcttgaag gacttcctgcgaagcatccccaccaagctcctcgTCGTCGACCTCTACGAGGAAtggatggcagccatggagagggccagcaagcaggccaaggtggaggagctgaaagc ggtggccAACAAGTTGCCTGCggccaacctcctcctcctgaagcggctgatggccctgctgcagcacatcggccacaacgcagccaccagcagaatgagctgcagcaacctggccatctgcgtcgggcccaacctg